In Anthonomus grandis grandis unplaced genomic scaffold, icAntGran1.3 ctg00000334.1, whole genome shotgun sequence, the following are encoded in one genomic region:
- the LOC126749580 gene encoding uncharacterized protein LOC126749580 isoform X2: MNCLDYHNLGNESELILESLLSFSKLLNSLPGYKFSPFQVTGAVRIKLLFSQEDPRLRRSSIQLLGDLATSLGQETNLEAFKDRVRSKGTSSLYSCIYALQTCMLSRPVKVRSRRLALISIVRR, encoded by the exons ATGAACTGTTTGGATTATCACAATTTGGG GAACGAAAGCGAGCTGATCCTGGAGTCCCTGCTATCCTTCTCGAAACTCCTGAACAGTTTGCCAGGGTACAAATTCAGTCCCTTTCAAGTTACCGGAGCAGTGAGGATCAAGTTGCTATTCAGTCAAGAGGATCCACGTCTAAGGAGATCCTCGATCCAGTTATTAGGAGATCTGGCAACATCCCTTGGCCAGGAGACCAATTTGGAGGCATTCAAGGATCGAGTGAGATCCAAGGGAACCTCATCACTTTACTCTTGCATCTATGCGCTCCAGACGTGTATGTTGTCAAG GCCTGTAAAAGTACGATCCAGAAGGTTGGCCCTTATCTCGATTGTCCGGAGGTAA
- the LOC126749580 gene encoding uncharacterized protein LOC126749580 isoform X1: MDRHYQYCPFSKSIQNESELILESLLSFSKLLNSLPGYKFSPFQVTGAVRIKLLFSQEDPRLRRSSIQLLGDLATSLGQETNLEAFKDRVRSKGTSSLYSCIYALQTCMLSRPVKVRSRRLALISIVRR, translated from the exons ATGGACAGACATTATCAATATTGTCCATTTTCTAAGTCAATTCa GAACGAAAGCGAGCTGATCCTGGAGTCCCTGCTATCCTTCTCGAAACTCCTGAACAGTTTGCCAGGGTACAAATTCAGTCCCTTTCAAGTTACCGGAGCAGTGAGGATCAAGTTGCTATTCAGTCAAGAGGATCCACGTCTAAGGAGATCCTCGATCCAGTTATTAGGAGATCTGGCAACATCCCTTGGCCAGGAGACCAATTTGGAGGCATTCAAGGATCGAGTGAGATCCAAGGGAACCTCATCACTTTACTCTTGCATCTATGCGCTCCAGACGTGTATGTTGTCAAG GCCTGTAAAAGTACGATCCAGAAGGTTGGCCCTTATCTCGATTGTCCGGAGGTAA
- the LOC126749580 gene encoding uncharacterized protein LOC126749580 isoform X3, with the protein MNCLDYHNLGNESELILESLLSFSKLLNSLPGYKFSPFQVTGAVRIKLLFSQEDPRLRRSSIQLLGDLATSLGQETNLEAFKDRVRSKGTSSLYSCIYALQTCMLSRPVKVRSRRLALISIVRR; encoded by the exons GAACGAAAGCGAGCTGATCCTGGAGTCCCTGCTATCCTTCTCGAAACTCCTGAACAGTTTGCCAGGGTACAAATTCAGTCCCTTTCAAGTTACCGGAGCAGTGAGGATCAAGTTGCTATTCAGTCAAGAGGATCCACGTCTAAGGAGATCCTCGATCCAGTTATTAGGAGATCTGGCAACATCCCTTGGCCAGGAGACCAATTTGGAGGCATTCAAGGATCGAGTGAGATCCAAGGGAACCTCATCACTTTACTCTTGCATCTATGCGCTCCAGACGTGTATGTTGTCAAG GCCTGTAAAAGTACGATCCAGAAGGTTGGCCCTTATCTCGATTGTCCGGAGGTAA